One segment of Thermodesulfobacteriota bacterium DNA contains the following:
- a CDS encoding WbqC family protein: MIVSTHQPIFLPWPGFFFKAMKSDCMVLLDNVQFPRGHGWVNRNRLKNEQGELWLTVPVWKKGRGLQIIREVEICYEVEWKRKHLQSIIQSYAHAPYLDDYLPTLESTYNKNNHKLAELNMSIIKFLWEALALKTKLYLQSELGVTGKGTELIINICKHLKAHTYLTFPIVEKHLDIPLIDHSGLQIEFCNFKPPVYPQLWGEFIYNLSTLDMLLNCGERSREIITSK, from the coding sequence ATGATTGTCAGCACACACCAGCCCATCTTCTTACCCTGGCCTGGATTTTTCTTTAAGGCGATGAAGTCAGACTGCATGGTTTTACTCGATAACGTGCAGTTCCCACGCGGCCACGGGTGGGTTAATCGAAACCGGCTTAAAAACGAGCAGGGAGAATTGTGGCTTACAGTTCCCGTCTGGAAAAAAGGGCGCGGTCTCCAGATAATTCGGGAAGTAGAAATATGCTACGAAGTAGAATGGAAAAGAAAACATCTACAGAGCATCATACAGAGTTATGCCCATGCTCCTTATTTAGATGATTACCTACCAACCCTGGAATCAACCTACAATAAAAACAATCATAAGCTGGCCGAGCTCAACATGAGCATAATTAAATTCCTATGGGAAGCGCTTGCGCTCAAGACCAAACTTTATCTACAGTCGGAACTGGGAGTCACCGGAAAGGGTACTGAGTTGATCATTAATATCTGCAAACACCTAAAGGCCCATACTTACCTGACCTTTCCTATAGTGGAAAAACATTTAGATATACCACTGATAGACCACTCCGGACTTCAAATTGAGTTTTGCAATTTTAAACCACCAGTCTACCCACAACTCTGGGGAGAGTTTATATATAATCTATCAACGCTGGATATGCTTCTTAACTGCGGGGAGAGAAGCAGGGAAATTATTACTTCAAAGTGA
- a CDS encoding Spy/CpxP family protein refolding chaperone, protein MTRVLSLFAVTFLILSFAALAYSGKDCDKHGKRGWDWWNKAEVVEKLKLTDQQKTQIEEIASANKEKIGGLRTQVKADYEAFKEVMENPNSTREQILSKFDQAGKTHGELRRAEFEMKLDIRDVLTPEQRTALHEFKEQHKKEYKKEKKGKDKGDM, encoded by the coding sequence ATGACTAGAGTCTTATCATTGTTTGCTGTTACCTTTCTTATTTTATCCTTTGCTGCTTTGGCCTACTCGGGGAAGGACTGTGATAAGCATGGAAAGCGCGGTTGGGACTGGTGGAATAAAGCTGAAGTGGTAGAAAAGCTAAAGCTTACCGACCAGCAAAAAACTCAAATAGAGGAGATAGCCTCTGCAAATAAAGAGAAGATCGGCGGTCTCCGCACCCAGGTCAAGGCAGACTATGAGGCGTTCAAGGAAGTAATGGAAAATCCAAATTCGACTAGAGAACAGATTTTATCCAAATTTGACCAGGCGGGGAAGACGCACGGAGAATTGAGAAGGGCGGAATTTGAGATGAAATTGGACATCAGGGATGTTCTTACGCCCGAACAGAGAACTGCGCTACACGAATTTAAAGAGCAGCATAAGAAGGAATACAAAAAAGAGAAGAAGGGTAAAGATAAAGGAGATATGTAA
- a CDS encoding DUF1772 domain-containing protein, with product MGLKTIRFLALLFTALALAPALAHLLELPNKIDLSRDDYLMVQQIYRGWALLGFVVVGALLSNLVLTIVVRTKPRTFVLTLSAFLCILGTQVVFWTYTYPANQETGNWTMLPANWLELRRQWEYSHAASAALNLLALISLILSALVEEE from the coding sequence ATGGGGCTCAAGACAATACGTTTTCTTGCCCTGTTATTCACGGCCTTGGCTCTAGCCCCGGCACTGGCCCACTTACTGGAGTTGCCCAACAAAATCGACCTATCCCGTGACGATTATCTGATGGTTCAGCAGATTTACCGAGGCTGGGCGTTGCTCGGATTTGTCGTGGTTGGGGCGTTGCTTTCCAACCTTGTTTTAACGATCGTGGTCCGGACAAAGCCAAGGACTTTTGTGCTGACCCTGAGTGCCTTTCTCTGCATATTGGGAACACAGGTAGTGTTCTGGACCTATACATATCCTGCTAACCAAGAAACTGGCAACTGGACAATGTTGCCTGCAAACTGGCTAGAGCTTAGGCGGCAATGGGAGTACTCTCATGCTGCTAGCGCCGCTCTAAATTTACTTGCGCTGATTTCACTGATTTTATCGGCTCTAGTGGAAGAAGAATAA